A genomic segment from Microbacterium sp. SORGH_AS_0428 encodes:
- a CDS encoding NAD(P)-dependent alcohol dehydrogenase, which produces MTAGRAAVLQDGALRVEDVEYGAPGHGEVLVRLVATGLCHTDLGVIAGGIPFPSPGVIGHEGAGVVEQVGAGVSSVAPGDKVLLSFTSCGACSGCAGGHPAYCETWQARNLFGMMRPDDSGTITHEGVPVAGHFFGQSSFGTYAIADERSLVAVDATADLTVLAPLGCGILTGFGSMWNVLDPTPADTVAVYGSGAVGLSAIMAAAHRDPAALVAIDLVDERLALARRLGATHTINAGIEDVAARLAEITGGHGVDLSFDTTASPRVARSALDAAAIRGTVLVCGAPPPGTEIPVDIQGILTGKVLRGVTMGDTLPQQLIPELARLHGEGRLPLELLEKTYTLDEIEQAVADMHHGVTVKPVIVY; this is translated from the coding sequence GTGACCGCCGGCCGCGCGGCTGTTCTCCAAGACGGCGCGCTGCGCGTCGAGGATGTGGAGTACGGGGCGCCGGGCCACGGCGAGGTGCTCGTGCGGCTCGTCGCGACGGGGCTGTGCCATACGGATCTCGGCGTGATCGCCGGCGGCATCCCGTTCCCCTCGCCCGGCGTCATCGGGCACGAGGGCGCGGGCGTCGTCGAACAGGTCGGGGCGGGTGTGAGCTCCGTGGCACCCGGCGACAAGGTGCTGCTGAGCTTCACCTCGTGCGGAGCGTGCAGCGGATGCGCGGGCGGGCATCCCGCCTACTGCGAGACCTGGCAGGCGCGGAACCTCTTCGGCATGATGCGCCCCGACGACTCGGGCACCATCACCCACGAGGGCGTCCCGGTGGCCGGGCACTTCTTCGGGCAGTCCTCGTTCGGGACCTACGCGATCGCCGACGAACGCTCCCTCGTCGCGGTGGACGCGACCGCCGATCTCACCGTGCTCGCACCGCTCGGTTGCGGCATCCTGACCGGCTTCGGATCGATGTGGAACGTGCTGGATCCGACCCCCGCCGACACGGTCGCCGTCTACGGCTCCGGCGCGGTCGGACTGTCGGCGATCATGGCGGCGGCGCACCGCGACCCCGCCGCGCTCGTCGCGATCGATCTCGTCGACGAGCGACTCGCGCTCGCCCGGCGGCTCGGTGCGACCCACACGATCAACGCGGGCATCGAGGACGTCGCGGCCCGGCTCGCTGAGATCACCGGCGGACACGGTGTCGACCTGAGCTTCGACACGACCGCGAGCCCGCGCGTGGCTCGGAGCGCGCTGGATGCCGCCGCCATCCGCGGCACGGTCCTCGTGTGCGGCGCACCCCCTCCCGGCACGGAGATCCCGGTGGACATCCAGGGGATCCTGACCGGGAAGGTGCTGCGCGGTGTCACGATGGGCGACACGCTGCCGCAGCAGCTCATCCCCGAACTCGCCCGTCTGCACGGCGAGGGCAGATTGCCGCTGGAGCTGTTGGAGAAGACGTACACGCTCGATGAGATCGAGCAGGCGGTCGCCGATATGCACCACGGCGTGACGGTCAAGCCGGTCATCGTCTACTGA
- a CDS encoding IclR family transcriptional regulator — MSMTTSEPPPPPALASVDHALRLLLLLGDRPELRVTEAAARLGVAPSTAHRLLTTLAARGFVTQDRISKVYRVGPALIEIGVHSTSSIDLRAAGEPHLKVLSQRISETVNLLVRQGDSVRFVAGFEADQQVRTQVLTGALLPAYATSGGKVLLAELSREELRALYPRGLRRLTQRTRTFTQLMAELPLVMMRGFAVNDQESRDGLSAIAVPLRARDGRAIAAVAMSAPSARLGAERMRELVVELRACASAIRGDLAR, encoded by the coding sequence ATGTCGATGACGACATCGGAACCCCCTCCCCCACCCGCCCTCGCCTCAGTGGACCATGCGCTGCGCCTGCTGCTGCTGCTCGGCGATCGACCCGAACTTCGCGTGACCGAGGCCGCCGCTCGCCTCGGCGTGGCCCCATCGACCGCGCACCGCCTGCTGACGACTCTCGCCGCCCGTGGATTCGTCACCCAGGACCGGATCTCGAAGGTCTATCGCGTAGGACCGGCGCTGATCGAGATCGGGGTGCACAGCACCAGCTCCATCGACCTGCGCGCTGCGGGTGAGCCGCACCTGAAGGTGCTCAGCCAACGGATCTCCGAGACGGTCAATCTCCTCGTCCGGCAGGGGGACTCCGTACGCTTCGTCGCGGGTTTCGAGGCGGACCAGCAGGTGCGCACGCAGGTGCTGACCGGCGCACTGCTGCCCGCCTACGCCACCTCGGGAGGCAAGGTGCTGCTGGCGGAGCTGTCCCGCGAGGAGCTGCGCGCCCTGTACCCGCGCGGCCTCCGGCGCCTGACACAGCGCACCCGGACCTTCACCCAGCTCATGGCGGAGCTTCCGCTCGTGATGATGCGCGGCTTCGCCGTCAACGACCAGGAGAGCCGCGACGGACTGTCGGCGATCGCCGTCCCGTTGCGCGCCCGGGACGGACGCGCGATCGCCGCGGTGGCGATGTCCGCCCCCAGTGCACGCCTGGGCGCCGAGCGGATGCGGGAGCTGGTCGTCGAGCTGCGCGCGTGCGCGTCGGCGATCCGCGGCGACCTGGCCCGGTGA
- a CDS encoding amidohydrolase family protein, with protein MKIDAFCHLLPAEYAKRLFAIDDSPVARNIQKRVSGVPALVDMDERFRIMDEFGPDYRQIVNSAAPPLEDLGPTARTVELARIANDGMAELTRDNPDRFAGFCAAVSLSDVDAAIAEAERAFDELGAVGVQIYTHVNGGPMDQERFFPFYEAVAARGDKMIQVHPCRDSSWSDYKTEARSKFEIWWTLGWEYDLSAFMSRLVFSGVFERLPDIKILIHHGGAMIPHFAGRIGPGWDQLGSRTPADQAEDIEGYPLTERPIDAFRRFYVDTAYFGAGDAMRTAIKFFGVDHTLFASDTPFDPEKGPGYIRSTIANLEEMDIIDDADRAEIYHGNVSRLLGL; from the coding sequence ATGAAGATCGACGCCTTCTGCCACCTGTTGCCGGCCGAGTACGCCAAGCGACTCTTCGCCATCGACGACAGCCCCGTGGCCCGCAACATCCAGAAGCGGGTGAGCGGTGTTCCTGCCCTCGTGGACATGGACGAGCGGTTCCGGATCATGGACGAGTTCGGCCCCGACTACCGGCAGATCGTGAACTCGGCAGCACCGCCGCTGGAGGATCTCGGACCCACGGCGCGGACGGTGGAGCTCGCGCGGATCGCGAACGACGGGATGGCGGAGCTCACCCGGGACAACCCCGACCGCTTCGCCGGGTTCTGCGCCGCGGTGTCGCTCAGCGACGTCGACGCCGCGATCGCGGAGGCGGAGCGCGCCTTCGACGAGCTGGGCGCGGTGGGCGTCCAGATCTACACGCACGTCAACGGCGGCCCGATGGACCAGGAGCGGTTCTTCCCGTTCTACGAGGCGGTCGCCGCACGCGGCGACAAGATGATCCAGGTCCACCCCTGCCGCGACTCCAGCTGGTCGGACTACAAGACCGAGGCGCGCTCGAAGTTCGAGATCTGGTGGACGTTGGGCTGGGAGTACGACCTGTCGGCCTTCATGTCCCGGCTCGTGTTCTCCGGAGTGTTCGAGCGGCTGCCCGACATCAAGATCCTGATCCACCACGGCGGCGCGATGATCCCCCACTTCGCGGGCCGGATCGGACCGGGCTGGGACCAGCTCGGCTCGCGCACCCCCGCCGATCAGGCGGAGGACATCGAGGGCTATCCCCTCACCGAGCGCCCCATCGACGCGTTCCGCCGCTTCTACGTCGACACCGCGTACTTCGGAGCGGGCGACGCGATGCGCACCGCCATCAAGTTCTTCGGCGTCGATCACACGCTCTTCGCCAGCGACACGCCCTTCGATCCCGAGAAGGGCCCCGGATACATCCGCTCCACGATCGCCAACCTCGAGGAGATGGACATCATCGACGACGCCGACCGAGCCGAGATCTACCACGGCAACGTGTCGCGTCTGCTGGGGCTGTGA
- a CDS encoding ABC transporter substrate-binding protein: MTFLTLRRTVALTAAALMTLSLAACAGAAEPAGGDETGAPEKANLTIAINPSSQFAPLYYGIEEGIFEKHGLTLEITPQTDVASIVSGVASGTYDFGFATVVHVLTANANGIPLRAVSTIEGQIQPDDEGTITIASPTSGITDYGDLKGKRVATVGLSSHNTLTLWELASRDGVDASSIELVQMPFGQMAAALANGDVDAAVMQWPFAADALSAGGVTLGYNNREIFNGAATTLFNTSQSFIDQNPKTVRAFSDAMIESIEGASANEDAARSALEKGMGVTAEQAAAARWNIGGDPRLTVTGFETARDLLVKFGTDQSLTDALKNLDVDSVVWPGALEN, encoded by the coding sequence ATGACGTTCCTGACCCTCCGCCGGACCGTGGCCCTGACCGCGGCCGCACTGATGACCCTCTCCCTCGCGGCCTGCGCGGGAGCCGCCGAGCCCGCTGGCGGTGATGAGACGGGCGCTCCGGAGAAGGCGAATCTGACCATCGCCATCAACCCGTCCTCGCAGTTCGCACCGCTGTACTACGGCATCGAGGAGGGCATCTTCGAGAAGCACGGGCTCACGCTCGAGATCACCCCGCAGACGGACGTCGCATCCATCGTCTCCGGTGTCGCCAGCGGAACCTACGACTTCGGCTTCGCCACCGTCGTGCACGTGCTCACCGCGAATGCGAACGGCATCCCGCTGCGCGCCGTGTCCACGATCGAAGGGCAGATCCAGCCCGACGACGAGGGGACGATCACGATCGCCTCGCCCACCTCCGGGATCACCGACTACGGGGATCTCAAGGGCAAGCGCGTAGCCACCGTGGGACTGTCCTCTCACAACACGCTGACGCTGTGGGAGCTGGCGAGCCGCGACGGCGTGGACGCGAGCTCGATCGAGCTCGTGCAGATGCCCTTCGGCCAGATGGCGGCGGCCCTCGCCAACGGCGATGTCGACGCGGCGGTCATGCAGTGGCCGTTCGCGGCCGACGCGCTCTCGGCGGGCGGTGTGACGCTCGGGTACAACAACCGCGAGATCTTCAACGGCGCGGCGACGACGCTCTTCAACACGTCGCAGTCCTTCATCGATCAGAACCCGAAGACCGTGCGAGCGTTCTCGGACGCGATGATCGAGTCGATCGAAGGGGCATCGGCGAACGAGGATGCGGCGCGCTCCGCTCTGGAGAAGGGGATGGGAGTGACGGCCGAGCAGGCCGCGGCCGCGCGCTGGAACATCGGCGGCGATCCCCGCCTGACCGTCACCGGATTCGAGACGGCGCGCGACCTGCTCGTCAAGTTCGGCACCGACCAGTCCCTGACCGACGCCCTGAAGAACCTTGACGTCGACTCGGTCGTGTGGCCCGGCGCCCTGGAGAACTGA
- a CDS encoding ABC transporter permease, which translates to MRGAARERGLAVVLPLLAVAIVLVAWQLATSTALVSPTQFPSMTDSLAALLQELTTPRLWSAVGATLIGWFFGMVITITLGLVVGTALAHSDIARQSAAPVIETFKAIPAIAVLPLVILVAGSTLPMKIFLICFAAFWPFVIQVIYGVRSMDPVVADTAKALGVRGIRRFLVVSIPSASPYLVTGMRIASAQALILAVVAEIVGGAAGVGRNILLAENAGVSAYPTMYAYIIVAGLLGIALTGAFFLIEKRLMHWHESQRNMRLEAKGARA; encoded by the coding sequence ATGAGGGGCGCAGCGCGTGAGCGCGGCCTCGCCGTGGTGCTGCCCCTGCTGGCCGTGGCGATCGTCCTCGTCGCCTGGCAGCTGGCGACATCGACGGCGCTGGTGAGCCCGACGCAGTTCCCCTCCATGACAGACTCCCTCGCGGCCCTCCTCCAGGAACTCACGACGCCGCGACTGTGGTCCGCCGTGGGGGCGACGCTCATCGGCTGGTTCTTCGGCATGGTCATCACGATCACGCTGGGCCTGGTCGTGGGCACGGCGCTGGCACACAGCGACATCGCCCGCCAGAGCGCAGCACCCGTGATCGAGACCTTCAAGGCGATCCCCGCGATCGCCGTACTGCCGCTGGTGATCCTCGTCGCCGGCTCCACGCTGCCGATGAAGATCTTCCTCATCTGCTTCGCCGCGTTCTGGCCGTTCGTCATCCAGGTGATCTACGGCGTGCGCTCGATGGATCCCGTCGTGGCGGACACCGCCAAGGCGCTCGGAGTGCGCGGCATCCGGCGTTTCCTCGTGGTCAGCATCCCGAGCGCGTCGCCGTACCTCGTCACCGGGATGCGGATCGCCTCGGCGCAGGCGCTCATCCTGGCGGTGGTGGCGGAGATCGTGGGCGGCGCCGCGGGCGTCGGGCGCAACATCCTGCTCGCCGAGAACGCCGGGGTGAGCGCCTACCCCACGATGTACGCGTACATCATCGTCGCGGGACTGCTGGGCATCGCCCTCACCGGAGCGTTCTTCCTCATCGAGAAGCGGTTGATGCACTGGCACGAGTCGCAGCGCAACATGCGGCTCGAGGCGAAGGGGGCGCGCGCATGA
- a CDS encoding ABC transporter permease, producing the protein MSRLTTSTVPVPRRRSGPFASRLVGVLLALWLPVVLIAVWWFVSAGSTSPFFPPLSRIVQETWNQWVVYGAWTNLIASVRNLVLGYLAGVVIGLVGGTVLWRWRRVRQAANPLIYFLYVLPAPALLPAMIAIFGIGEMRQIALIALGSIWPTLLNTLDGMRGISGTAFDTARVLRLGGIRTFFRVVLPAAAPQIAAGMRASLTIAIVLMVVSEMVAARSGIGYFILQAQAEFAIVKMWTGILVLALLGTVLNYLFVVVERRALRWYYRSRAANGS; encoded by the coding sequence ATGAGCCGGCTCACCACCAGCACCGTTCCCGTGCCGCGCCGCCGCTCGGGTCCGTTCGCCTCCCGCCTCGTCGGTGTGCTGCTCGCGCTGTGGCTGCCCGTCGTCCTGATCGCGGTGTGGTGGTTCGTCTCGGCCGGCAGCACGTCGCCGTTCTTTCCTCCGCTGTCGCGAATCGTGCAGGAGACCTGGAACCAGTGGGTCGTCTACGGGGCGTGGACGAACCTCATCGCGAGCGTCCGGAACCTCGTCCTGGGCTACCTCGCGGGCGTCGTCATCGGCCTGGTCGGCGGCACCGTGCTGTGGCGGTGGCGACGGGTGCGCCAGGCGGCGAACCCGCTCATCTACTTCCTCTACGTCCTGCCCGCACCGGCTCTGCTTCCGGCGATGATCGCGATCTTCGGGATCGGCGAGATGCGGCAGATCGCGCTCATCGCGCTGGGGTCCATCTGGCCCACGCTGCTGAACACGCTGGACGGGATGCGGGGGATCTCGGGCACGGCGTTCGACACCGCACGCGTGCTGCGCCTGGGCGGGATCCGTACCTTCTTCCGCGTGGTGCTGCCCGCCGCTGCGCCGCAGATCGCGGCGGGGATGCGGGCGAGCCTGACCATCGCCATCGTGCTGATGGTCGTGAGCGAGATGGTCGCTGCCCGCTCGGGCATCGGCTACTTCATCCTGCAGGCGCAGGCGGAGTTCGCGATCGTGAAGATGTGGACCGGCATCCTCGTCCTCGCACTGCTCGGCACTGTCCTGAACTACCTCTTCGTCGTCGTCGAGCGCCGCGCCCTGCGCTGGTACTACCGCTCGCGGGCCGCGAACGGATCCTAA
- a CDS encoding ABC transporter ATP-binding protein — translation MSHPTSTVPVLEVEGLRKTYNEGTDQANTAVADVSFEVAKGELVCIVGPSGAGKTTLLRCISGLASPSGGEVRFEGDRLTDVPAELGLVFQDYSRSLYPWMTNAKNVAIPLAARGVGRRERERRAEEVLESVGLAHVGKKYPWELSGGMQQRVAIARALSYRPELLLMDEPFASVDAQTRFDLEDLVLRVRNELGITVVVVTHDIDEAIYLSDRIVVLSKNPSVVREVVPVPLGRTRDQVRTRASQEFLDLRAHLLSLVMPASTAALS, via the coding sequence ATGTCCCACCCCACATCCACCGTCCCCGTCCTCGAGGTCGAAGGACTGCGAAAGACCTACAACGAGGGCACCGATCAGGCCAACACCGCCGTCGCGGACGTCAGCTTCGAGGTCGCGAAGGGCGAGCTGGTCTGCATCGTCGGCCCCAGCGGCGCGGGCAAGACGACGCTGCTGCGCTGCATCTCCGGGCTCGCCTCTCCCAGTGGCGGCGAGGTGCGCTTCGAGGGCGACCGCCTCACCGACGTTCCCGCCGAGCTCGGCCTCGTCTTCCAGGACTACAGCCGCTCGCTGTATCCCTGGATGACGAACGCGAAGAACGTCGCCATCCCTCTCGCCGCGCGCGGCGTGGGGCGGCGAGAGCGTGAGCGACGCGCCGAGGAGGTGCTGGAGAGCGTGGGCCTCGCGCACGTGGGCAAGAAGTACCCGTGGGAGCTGTCGGGAGGCATGCAGCAGCGGGTCGCCATCGCGCGCGCCCTGTCGTACCGCCCCGAGCTCCTCCTCATGGACGAGCCCTTCGCGTCGGTCGACGCGCAGACCCGGTTCGACCTCGAGGATCTCGTCCTGCGGGTGCGCAACGAACTCGGGATCACGGTCGTCGTCGTCACCCACGACATCGACGAGGCCATCTACCTGAGCGACCGCATCGTGGTGCTCTCGAAGAACCCGAGCGTGGTTCGCGAGGTGGTTCCCGTGCCCCTCGGACGCACCCGCGACCAGGTGCGCACCCGCGCCAGTCAAGAGTTCCTGGATCTTCGCGCGCATCTCCTCTCGCTCGTCATGCCTGCATCCACGGCGGCTCTCTCGTGA
- a CDS encoding aldehyde dehydrogenase family protein: MSGPGIVAAFPVVDAHSPVELGHLIDAEERAGGARIDVRNPARVSEIVGVVFDGGAAEVTAAVDAAARAAASWSRSDIADRERLLRRAADVIDEHADRLAVLTARENGSPLATVRAETGAAATVFRAIADAVAERLEPELHRRGADDAYVRVERRGFGVVGCIVPWNAPLVLTANKIAPAIAAGNAVVVKPSPTSPLGVTVLARLVGAVFPPGVVSVVNGTAAAVEALIDDPRVGKVSFTGGGQTARHVLARAATALKPVHLELGGNDPAIVLADADLAHAAEGIVASAYRRAGQVCFAVKRVYVPRGQHAELSALLAERIDGMRVGESLHPQATMGPLNNAAQLERVRGIVERTRAAGREVRELGRPVSTTDWDGGHFLLPHLVTDARQEDELVRDEQFGPVLPVVAYDDVAQAVAWANDTPFGLASSVWSRDPVASAAVAREIEAGVTFVNSHLFSPEGSRWIPFGGWKQSGMGWEGSPHGIDEYLRFHSVDGHVLAGGRS; the protein is encoded by the coding sequence GTGAGTGGCCCCGGCATCGTCGCGGCGTTCCCCGTCGTCGACGCGCACAGCCCGGTCGAGCTCGGGCACCTCATCGACGCGGAGGAGCGCGCGGGCGGCGCGCGCATCGACGTGCGCAACCCCGCCCGCGTCAGCGAGATCGTCGGCGTCGTGTTCGACGGCGGCGCGGCCGAGGTGACCGCGGCGGTGGATGCGGCGGCGCGCGCAGCCGCATCCTGGTCCCGCTCGGACATCGCGGATCGCGAACGCCTGCTGCGCCGCGCAGCGGACGTGATCGACGAGCACGCCGATCGTCTGGCGGTCTTGACGGCGAGGGAGAACGGATCGCCGCTCGCGACCGTCCGCGCCGAGACCGGCGCCGCTGCGACCGTGTTCCGTGCGATCGCCGACGCCGTCGCCGAGCGTCTCGAACCCGAGCTGCATCGCCGCGGCGCCGACGACGCCTACGTGCGGGTCGAGCGCCGAGGGTTCGGGGTGGTCGGCTGCATCGTGCCGTGGAACGCCCCGCTCGTGCTCACCGCCAACAAGATCGCGCCCGCGATCGCGGCCGGCAACGCGGTCGTGGTCAAGCCCTCGCCCACGTCCCCGCTGGGGGTGACGGTGCTCGCGCGCCTGGTCGGCGCCGTCTTCCCCCCGGGTGTCGTCTCGGTGGTGAACGGCACGGCCGCCGCCGTCGAGGCGCTGATCGACGACCCACGGGTGGGCAAGGTGTCGTTCACGGGGGGCGGGCAGACCGCGCGCCACGTGCTGGCGCGGGCCGCGACGGCGCTGAAGCCCGTCCATCTGGAGCTGGGGGGCAACGATCCCGCGATCGTGCTGGCGGACGCGGACCTGGCCCACGCTGCGGAGGGGATCGTCGCCTCCGCGTACCGCCGCGCCGGTCAGGTGTGCTTCGCCGTCAAGCGCGTCTACGTTCCGCGCGGGCAGCACGCGGAGCTCTCCGCGCTTCTCGCGGAGCGGATCGACGGGATGCGCGTGGGCGAGTCGCTGCATCCGCAGGCGACGATGGGCCCGCTCAACAACGCCGCCCAGCTGGAACGCGTGCGCGGGATCGTCGAACGTACCCGCGCTGCGGGCCGCGAGGTGCGTGAGCTGGGGCGTCCGGTGTCCACGACCGACTGGGACGGCGGGCACTTCCTGCTCCCCCACCTCGTGACGGATGCGCGTCAGGAGGACGAGCTCGTGCGGGACGAGCAGTTCGGCCCCGTGCTGCCGGTGGTCGCCTACGACGACGTCGCCCAGGCCGTCGCCTGGGCCAACGACACCCCCTTCGGCCTGGCCTCGTCCGTGTGGTCGCGCGATCCGGTCGCGAGCGCTGCCGTGGCCCGCGAGATCGAGGCCGGGGTCACCTTCGTGAACAGCCACCTGTTCTCGCCCGAAGGCTCGCGCTGGATCCCGTTCGGCGGCTGGAAGCAGAGCGGCATGGGCTGGGAAGGCTCGCCCCATGGGATCGACGAATACCTCCGCTTCCACAGCGTCGACGGTCACGTCCTCGCCGGGGGCCGCTCATGA
- a CDS encoding thiamine pyrophosphate-requiring protein: protein MTTTAAAMLVDTLRAAGVEHVFANLGSDHPALIEALAADRARGERVPRVIVCPHEYTALSAAHGYALATGRPQAVFVHTDVGTANLGGSVHNAARARVPVLIFAGLTPYTLEGEEQGGRDTHVTFLQDVPDQHALVRPYAKWSYDLRTAANVPQVVLRALQLTRSSPAGPVYLTAAREVLAQSAPAPETAIERWPRIAPAAAGADVVRSIVDALAGASRATIVTTSVGRDRDAVARLVTLAERWGIGVVEHNAEVLSFPHDHPLHLGDAPAAAVETSDVLIVLDADVPWIPAAVQPAPDARIFVVSDDPLQERIPLWYLPAEALIRADALTFLDQLLEHAPDAAQAEAAAARRESVAADAHRARAERAERIAADVAERRLSAGSVGATLSRLIDTETIIVNEAITAAPDIWRSLPRTLPGTVFGNRGTSLGWSGGGALGIKLAEPNRRVVSIVGDGTFYFSAPSSAASVAARYGLATLTVILDNGGWNATRRNAVRQYPDGVAQRDERFWVGLGREADLPGIARAAGGGWAATVTDFDDLEDTLRTALGHVDGGVPATVAVRLPDISTHDIDEPAAAAERIHVP, encoded by the coding sequence ATGACGACGACCGCCGCCGCCATGCTGGTCGACACCCTCCGCGCGGCCGGCGTCGAGCACGTGTTCGCCAATCTCGGCAGCGACCATCCGGCGCTCATCGAGGCGCTCGCCGCGGATCGTGCACGCGGCGAGCGCGTCCCCCGGGTCATCGTGTGCCCGCACGAGTACACGGCGCTGAGCGCGGCGCACGGTTACGCCCTCGCCACGGGGCGCCCCCAGGCGGTGTTCGTCCACACGGATGTGGGGACCGCCAACCTCGGCGGCTCCGTACACAACGCGGCACGCGCGCGCGTGCCGGTCCTGATCTTCGCGGGGCTCACGCCCTACACGCTCGAGGGCGAGGAGCAGGGGGGCCGTGACACCCACGTGACCTTCCTCCAGGACGTGCCCGACCAGCACGCGCTCGTGCGGCCATATGCGAAATGGTCGTACGACCTGCGCACCGCGGCGAACGTTCCGCAGGTCGTCCTCCGCGCCCTGCAGCTGACACGCAGCAGCCCCGCAGGCCCGGTGTATCTCACCGCCGCGCGCGAAGTGCTCGCCCAGAGCGCCCCGGCCCCCGAGACGGCGATCGAGCGCTGGCCGCGCATCGCCCCCGCCGCGGCCGGCGCCGATGTCGTGCGTTCGATCGTGGACGCGCTCGCCGGCGCCTCCCGCGCGACGATCGTGACGACCTCCGTCGGGCGGGACCGGGATGCGGTCGCCCGCCTCGTGACGCTCGCGGAGAGATGGGGCATCGGCGTCGTCGAGCACAACGCGGAGGTGCTGAGCTTCCCGCACGATCACCCACTGCACCTGGGCGACGCCCCGGCCGCGGCGGTGGAGACATCCGATGTCCTGATCGTGCTGGACGCCGACGTGCCGTGGATCCCCGCCGCCGTGCAGCCCGCCCCCGACGCACGCATCTTCGTGGTGAGCGACGACCCGCTCCAGGAGCGCATCCCCCTCTGGTACCTGCCGGCCGAGGCGCTCATCCGCGCCGATGCGCTCACCTTCCTCGACCAGCTGCTGGAACATGCCCCCGATGCCGCTCAGGCCGAGGCCGCGGCTGCGCGCCGCGAGAGCGTGGCGGCCGACGCCCACCGCGCCCGGGCCGAGCGGGCCGAGCGCATCGCGGCGGACGTCGCAGAGCGACGCCTGTCTGCGGGCAGCGTCGGCGCCACCCTGTCGCGGCTGATCGACACCGAGACGATCATCGTCAATGAGGCCATCACGGCGGCACCGGACATCTGGCGATCCCTGCCGCGCACCTTGCCGGGCACGGTGTTCGGCAACCGCGGAACATCTCTGGGCTGGTCGGGCGGCGGAGCCCTCGGCATCAAGCTCGCCGAGCCGAACCGGCGCGTCGTCAGCATCGTCGGCGACGGCACGTTCTACTTCAGTGCACCTTCCTCCGCCGCATCCGTCGCCGCGCGCTACGGTCTCGCCACGCTCACCGTCATCCTCGACAACGGCGGCTGGAACGCGACCAGGCGCAACGCGGTGCGTCAGTATCCGGACGGCGTCGCCCAGCGCGATGAACGGTTCTGGGTCGGGCTCGGCCGTGAGGCCGACCTGCCCGGAATCGCTCGCGCCGCGGGCGGCGGCTGGGCGGCCACCGTCACGGACTTCGACGACCTGGAGGACACCCTGCGCACGGCGCTCGGCCATGTCGACGGCGGCGTGCCCGCGACGGTCGCCGTGCGCCTGCCGGACATCTCCACGCACGACATCGACGAGCCGGCTGCCGCCGCAGAAAGGATCCACGTTCCATGA
- a CDS encoding amidohydrolase family protein — translation MNADAHRPPYLRIATEEAWAPPEAIALYRDHLARRDLDDVGFNSLMGYFLNSPHPQPRAVVERLQDAAERRIADMDATGIDHQVLALTSPGTQVLPADEAVALAETANARLGEICQARPERFSGLGTVSFTDAATDVAALRRAVGEHGLKGLMLNDHVRGDHLDHPRFAPLLRELEDLDVPLYLHPGTPPNAMIAPYREAGLDGAILGFGASAGLHLLRIITSGVFDRHPRLRLVVGHLGEALPFWLHRIDHMHAKQVASGRYEAIKPLAQRPSEYFRSHIWLTTSGMPWEPAILFTREVTGPDRVMYAMDYPYQFEADEVAAQDALPISDAEKADFFENTARRVFNLTF, via the coding sequence ATGAACGCCGACGCACACCGCCCGCCGTATCTGCGCATCGCGACGGAGGAGGCCTGGGCGCCGCCCGAGGCGATCGCGCTGTACCGCGACCATCTCGCGCGCCGCGACCTGGACGACGTCGGCTTCAACAGCCTGATGGGCTACTTCCTGAACTCCCCTCACCCGCAGCCGCGTGCGGTCGTGGAGCGCCTGCAGGACGCGGCCGAGCGACGCATCGCCGACATGGATGCGACCGGCATCGACCACCAGGTGCTCGCCCTCACCTCGCCGGGAACCCAGGTGCTGCCCGCCGATGAGGCCGTGGCGCTGGCCGAGACCGCCAACGCACGGCTCGGTGAGATCTGCCAGGCGCGGCCGGAGCGCTTCTCCGGGCTGGGGACGGTGTCGTTCACGGATGCCGCGACGGATGTCGCGGCACTGCGCCGCGCGGTCGGGGAACACGGGCTGAAGGGCCTGATGCTGAACGATCACGTGCGCGGCGATCACCTGGACCATCCGCGTTTCGCGCCGCTGCTGCGTGAGCTGGAGGATCTCGACGTGCCGCTGTATCTGCATCCAGGCACACCCCCGAACGCCATGATCGCCCCCTATCGCGAAGCCGGGCTCGACGGGGCGATCCTCGGTTTCGGTGCCAGCGCGGGGCTCCATCTGCTCCGGATCATCACGTCGGGCGTCTTCGATCGCCATCCGCGTCTGCGGCTCGTGGTCGGGCACCTGGGCGAGGCGCTTCCGTTCTGGCTGCACCGCATCGATCACATGCATGCCAAGCAGGTCGCCTCCGGACGCTACGAGGCGATCAAGCCGCTCGCGCAGCGGCCCTCGGAGTACTTCCGCTCCCACATCTGGCTCACGACCTCGGGGATGCCCTGGGAGCCGGCGATCCTGTTCACCCGCGAGGTGACGGGTCCGGACCGCGTGATGTACGCGATGGACTATCCGTATCAGTTCGAGGCCGATGAGGTCGCGGCGCAGGACGCCCTGCCGATCTCGGATGCGGAGAAGGCCGACTTCTTCGAGAACACCGCGCGGCGGGTCTTCAACCTGACGTTCTGA